Genomic segment of Pangasianodon hypophthalmus isolate fPanHyp1 chromosome 22, fPanHyp1.pri, whole genome shotgun sequence:
TAATTAGTGTGATAATTAGTGTGATCATTAGTGTGAtcatgtttgctttgtttttgctaaATCTTTATGAACATTGGGAACACCTCGCAGCACGATGCTGCTTTTCCTACACACGGAGGCCTGTTCGCTGCGCCCGGCTGCTGGGCTACTTCATCCAGGAAATCACCGGAAACTGTGACATCAGAGCTATAATGTGAGTCTCGacacaacactgagtgtgttactgtaatttaaaaaaaaagaagaagaagattttaTCCCCAgcttcatgatgatgatgatgatgatttctgTATTTTGGTTTTTCGCTGCAGTTTTAAGACCCGGGATGAGAGACTCATCTGCGCCGATCCCAGAATGGAGTGGACTCAAGAGAGGATCACGTGTCTGTGGTGAGCAACgctgtttctgttttttggggtttttttcagagtttaattaaaatttagactttttctatttaaaatttgtttctACCGTAGCATTAAAAACTCTTTCTTTCTAGGGAAAAGGCTGGAACGATGGAATATTGGAAGAACGGAATGAATGAAGGATGGATGAAACTAGCGTGACATCTTGTttaggaaaaatccaccctgaacaatttgcatattaatcttcataattaattaataattaattataataattaatatttaataatgaatatgtTTAATATGGATTTATTCTGTAATGAAATTGTGAGGTTTTCAGTTTAACCCTTTCAGGCCAGTCTAGATGCAGAGTGTTTCCTGTAAGTctattattcaaaataaatgaattaatgattttatataaacatatttatactcatttgcatttaaacattGCATTTGCTTTTGCTATTCCTGCAATACCTTTATTTTTGTACGTGTTTAATATGTTCACATGTAACATGTgatttaaataatacaaataactaaaataaatataaacaatacactgcattttaaactcatttattCATGAATCAGTTCAACGTATTTCACTtacggtttcctacattacccacaatgccctgCACTCCATGACTCCATCAACTCCATCAGCTCCATCATTCCATCACTCCAtcaactccatcactccatcaa
This window contains:
- the LOC113541177 gene encoding eotaxin, producing MPQHTHTPLCKSSQRGKKRGKDGYNIMAVLKIPTGTFLFILILSAFITDTETARCCFSYTRRPVRCARLLGYFIQEITGNCDIRAIIFKTRDERLICADPRMEWTQERITCLWEKAGTMEYWKNGMNEGWMKLA